A single window of Halotalea alkalilenta DNA harbors:
- a CDS encoding PA0069 family radical SAM protein, translated as MVAENATPRGRGTGHNPANRFQSARIELVDDGWYQETPLPRLTEVRLERAKSVISRNDSPDIPFDRSLNPYRGCEHGCIYCFARPSHAYWDLSPGLDFETRLIAKTNLAEVLERQLSAPGYRCQPIALGSNTDPYQPIEREMKLTRAALEVLLRYRHPLTLVTKGAMVLRDLDLLAELAEHRLVRVMVSLTTLDDELKRRMEPRAAAPAARLRVIRRLKEAGVPVGVLCAPIIPMLNDHELERLLEAAAEAGADSAGYVLLRLPREVAVLFEEWLREHYPMRADHVLGLMRQSRGGQLYDADFSTRMKGEGVFAELIAQRFRLARRRYGLERQRVEGLDCTGFSVPGAQLSLL; from the coding sequence ATGGTCGCTGAGAACGCTACGCCGAGAGGGCGGGGTACCGGCCATAATCCGGCCAATCGTTTCCAGTCCGCTCGTATCGAGTTGGTCGACGACGGCTGGTATCAGGAAACGCCGTTGCCGAGACTCACCGAGGTGCGCCTCGAGCGAGCCAAGTCGGTGATCAGCCGCAATGATTCGCCCGATATCCCCTTCGACCGTTCGCTCAACCCCTATCGAGGCTGCGAGCACGGCTGCATCTACTGCTTTGCGCGACCGAGCCACGCCTATTGGGATCTCTCCCCTGGGCTCGACTTCGAGACACGGCTGATCGCCAAGACCAACCTGGCCGAAGTGCTCGAGCGGCAGCTGTCGGCACCGGGCTACCGCTGCCAGCCGATCGCACTGGGCAGCAACACTGACCCCTACCAGCCGATCGAGCGCGAGATGAAGTTGACCCGCGCAGCGCTCGAGGTGCTGCTGCGCTATCGCCACCCGCTCACCTTGGTGACCAAGGGAGCGATGGTGCTGCGCGATCTCGATCTGCTCGCGGAGCTCGCCGAGCATCGCCTGGTACGGGTGATGGTCAGCCTCACTACGCTCGACGACGAACTCAAGCGCCGGATGGAGCCACGCGCCGCCGCGCCGGCCGCGCGGCTCAGGGTGATTCGCAGGCTTAAGGAGGCGGGAGTGCCGGTCGGGGTGCTGTGCGCGCCGATCATTCCAATGCTCAACGATCACGAGCTCGAGCGCCTGTTGGAGGCCGCCGCGGAGGCTGGGGCCGACAGTGCCGGCTACGTACTGCTTCGCCTGCCGCGCGAGGTAGCGGTGCTGTTCGAGGAGTGGCTAAGAGAGCACTATCCGATGCGCGCCGACCATGTGCTGGGGCTGATGCGCCAGAGCCGGGGCGGACAGCTGTATGACGCCGACTTTTCGACCCGAATGAAGGGGGAGGGAGTTTTCGCTGAGTTGATCGCGCAGCGTTTCCGCCTTGCGCGGCGGCGCTATGGGCTCGAGCGCCAACGTGTGGAAGGGCTCGATTGCACAGGTTTCTCGGTGCCGGGGGCTCAGCTGTCGCTGCTTTGA